The Endozoicomonas montiporae CL-33 genome contains a region encoding:
- the nth gene encoding endonuclease III, whose translation MNKQKRTEIFTRLRDQNPNPTTELNYSSSFELLIAVILSAQATDVGVNKATDKLYPVANTPQAILDLGLDGLKSYVKTIGLYNAKAENIIKTCAMLLELHNGEVPDNREALEALPGVGRKTANVVLNTAFGQPAMAVDTHIFRVSNRTGIAPGKNVLEVEKRLLRLVPKEFLVDAHHWLILHGRYVCKARKPQCGSCIIEDLCEFKKKTSD comes from the coding sequence ATGAATAAACAAAAACGTACTGAAATTTTTACCCGCCTAAGGGATCAGAACCCGAACCCGACCACCGAACTGAATTACAGCTCCTCATTCGAGTTGTTGATTGCCGTAATTTTATCTGCTCAGGCCACCGACGTAGGCGTGAACAAAGCCACGGATAAACTCTATCCGGTGGCCAATACGCCACAGGCGATTCTTGATCTCGGACTGGATGGCTTGAAAAGCTATGTAAAAACCATTGGCCTGTATAACGCCAAGGCAGAGAACATCATCAAGACCTGCGCCATGCTGCTGGAACTGCACAATGGTGAAGTGCCTGACAATCGCGAAGCACTGGAAGCCCTGCCCGGTGTTGGCAGAAAAACCGCCAATGTGGTGCTCAACACCGCCTTTGGACAACCCGCCATGGCGGTAGACACCCATATTTTCCGGGTGTCTAACCGTACCGGCATCGCCCCGGGCAAGAACGTACTGGAAGTTGAGAAGCGACTATTGCGCTTGGTGCCCAAAGAGTTTCTGGTAGACGCCCATCACTGGCTGATCCTTCATGGTCGCTACGTGTGTAAAGCCCGAAAGCCCCAGTGTGGCAGCTGCATTATTGAAGACCTGTGCGAATTCAAGAAAAAAACGTCCGACTAA
- a CDS encoding cobalamin-binding protein: protein MKHAVFFLTFLLFAASGYAAPVKPRCAVDDRNRTVCAVKPVQRIISLAPGVTELVYAAGGGDKVIAVDDHSDYPDAVKQLPKVGGYPNTSAEAVLAMKPDLLVIWSGGNDSRLSTQLEKIGLNVFYADPTDFDGIASAIRRLGTVMGTAAVAEKNADAFYQQYEAIRKQYRQSEPVKVFFEIWDNPLMTVNGGQIISQSIELCGGVNVFAGARPRVPQVSIEAVLAQNPDAIVSSEIVQKDHDIHRRWQPYAQINAVKNGFLFTIPGDLIARPTPRALNGAEVLCQQLDHVRAAKQRTAQGKH from the coding sequence ATGAAACACGCTGTATTCTTCCTGACTTTTTTACTTTTCGCTGCTTCAGGTTATGCCGCCCCGGTTAAGCCTCGCTGTGCTGTGGATGACCGGAACCGGACGGTGTGTGCAGTTAAGCCGGTTCAACGCATTATCTCTCTGGCTCCGGGGGTGACCGAGCTGGTTTATGCCGCAGGTGGTGGTGACAAAGTCATCGCGGTGGATGACCACAGTGACTACCCTGACGCAGTGAAACAGCTGCCAAAGGTAGGGGGCTATCCCAATACCAGTGCCGAAGCGGTTCTGGCGATGAAGCCTGATCTGTTGGTGATCTGGTCTGGAGGGAACGACTCGCGTCTGTCTACCCAGTTGGAAAAGATTGGTCTGAATGTCTTCTATGCTGATCCCACTGATTTTGATGGTATTGCATCGGCAATACGACGTCTGGGAACAGTCATGGGAACCGCTGCGGTCGCTGAAAAGAATGCAGATGCCTTCTATCAGCAGTATGAGGCGATCAGAAAGCAGTACCGCCAGTCAGAACCTGTGAAAGTGTTTTTTGAAATCTGGGATAACCCCTTAATGACGGTGAATGGTGGGCAGATTATCAGTCAGTCCATCGAGCTGTGTGGTGGTGTTAATGTGTTTGCCGGTGCCCGTCCAAGGGTTCCACAGGTCAGTATTGAAGCTGTACTGGCACAAAACCCTGATGCCATTGTCAGCTCGGAAATCGTGCAGAAAGACCATGATATTCATCGCCGCTGGCAGCCGTATGCCCAGATTAATGCGGTGAAAAACGGTTTTCTGTTTACGATCCCCGGTGACCTGATTGCCCGTCCCACACCCAGAGCCCTGAACGGTGCCGAAGTTCTCTGCCAACAACTCGATCATGTAAGAGCTGCCAAACAGCGCACTGCACAAGGAAAACACTAA
- a CDS encoding TonB-dependent receptor domain-containing protein, whose translation MSYKLQAAIGVAVAGFVNASVATDDVYRLDDVVVTASRTAQTVDQALAPVTVITREEIERSQASSVVELLNKTPGMQMATSGGPGSSASVFLRGTKTGQTLVLLDGQKINSTSMNVAPLQYIDPDMIERIEVVRGPKSSLYGADAMGGVIQIFTRQGYGKPRLRLKAGIGTHGTGEYNANYSGEHNGYRFNLGANFYETQGYDHTDSKIGRDGDDDGYRNKSISGSVSKQFESGLDAGVSVYHTEGKAEYDHNHNGWGDLETKPYNDFSVTSLNSHLMIPVNEVWSTRLEAGYIKEDAFRREEGRGEDKLASFAKGRRYSASWQNDVEWQESQLLTAGLDYSYETIDTGTKYPEDNRYNYGVFAQQLSSFESSDLQIGLRHDKNETYGNKTTGNIAWGFDLPYNLRLIPSYGTAFRAPTFSDLYFPGSGNPNLKPEKSENFEVELKGKFKTISWSASIFRNNIDDMFLYVSKPTDDNEFAGHMENVEKARITGFEFAASTRIEGWDVNANITLLDPENRTKNKVLERRAKQLINLDADRRFGKFNVGGTIRGQGRTYNDVNNNQELAGFMTVDLRGGYQISSELKTEFKLTNLLDKQYTTTLGYKSEPFNGMLSLIWTPEL comes from the coding sequence ATGTCGTATAAATTACAGGCAGCCATAGGGGTTGCTGTTGCCGGTTTCGTAAATGCTTCTGTTGCTACCGATGATGTGTATCGTCTGGATGATGTTGTGGTCACAGCTTCCAGAACGGCTCAGACAGTAGATCAGGCACTGGCGCCGGTAACTGTGATTACCCGTGAGGAGATTGAGAGGAGTCAGGCGAGTAGTGTCGTTGAGCTTCTAAATAAAACACCGGGCATGCAAATGGCCACTTCGGGAGGCCCAGGAAGTAGTGCCAGTGTTTTTCTGAGGGGAACCAAAACAGGTCAGACGCTGGTGTTGTTGGATGGTCAAAAGATTAACTCCACCAGTATGAATGTTGCCCCTCTCCAATATATCGATCCTGATATGATTGAGCGTATTGAAGTTGTTCGTGGACCAAAGTCCAGCTTGTACGGTGCTGATGCCATGGGTGGTGTTATTCAGATTTTTACTCGTCAGGGGTATGGAAAGCCTAGGTTACGGTTAAAAGCTGGTATTGGAACTCATGGTACCGGCGAGTACAACGCAAATTATTCTGGGGAGCATAACGGCTATCGATTTAACCTGGGTGCCAACTTCTATGAAACTCAGGGATACGATCACACCGACAGTAAAATCGGCCGTGATGGAGACGATGATGGCTATCGCAATAAATCCATTTCGGGCAGTGTGTCTAAGCAGTTTGAAAGTGGCTTAGATGCTGGTGTAAGTGTATATCATACAGAAGGTAAAGCTGAGTACGACCATAACCATAATGGCTGGGGCGATTTGGAAACCAAGCCTTACAATGATTTCTCTGTGACCAGCTTGAATTCTCACCTCATGATCCCTGTTAATGAGGTTTGGAGCACTCGCTTAGAGGCTGGCTATATCAAAGAGGATGCTTTTCGTCGTGAAGAGGGGCGTGGCGAAGATAAATTAGCCAGTTTTGCAAAAGGTCGAAGGTATTCGGCTAGTTGGCAGAACGATGTAGAATGGCAGGAAAGCCAGTTGTTGACAGCCGGACTGGATTACAGCTACGAAACTATTGATACGGGCACTAAGTACCCTGAAGACAACCGTTATAATTACGGGGTATTTGCTCAGCAACTCTCGAGCTTTGAGAGTAGTGATCTGCAAATTGGTTTGCGCCATGATAAAAATGAGACTTATGGTAATAAAACAACGGGTAATATTGCCTGGGGTTTTGACTTACCATATAACCTTCGACTGATCCCTTCTTATGGTACAGCTTTCAGGGCTCCCACTTTTTCTGACTTATATTTTCCTGGCTCAGGTAACCCAAATTTAAAGCCAGAAAAATCAGAAAACTTTGAAGTTGAGCTTAAAGGTAAGTTTAAGACAATCAGTTGGTCTGCAAGCATTTTCCGGAACAATATAGATGATATGTTCCTTTATGTTAGCAAGCCAACGGATGACAACGAATTTGCAGGTCATATGGAAAATGTTGAAAAAGCACGTATTACAGGCTTTGAATTCGCAGCAAGCACTCGTATTGAAGGTTGGGATGTTAATGCAAATATAACACTCCTTGATCCAGAGAATAGAACTAAAAATAAGGTGCTGGAAAGACGGGCAAAGCAGCTCATTAATTTGGATGCCGATCGTCGCTTTGGGAAATTCAATGTCGGAGGAACTATTCGTGGTCAGGGACGTACTTATAATGATGTAAATAACAATCAGGAGTTGGCAGGCTTCATGACAGTCGATTTGCGAGGTGGTTATCAGATCTCGTCTGAACTGAAAACAGAGTTTAAATTAACTAATCTACTGGATAAGCAGTATACGACTACTCTTGGCTATAAGAGTGAACCGTTTAATGGCATGCTCTCACTGATCTGGACCCCCGAACTCTAA
- a CDS encoding acyclic terpene utilization AtuA family protein, which yields MTSKKTVRIGCASAFWGDTGGAAFQLVQGGDLDYLVFDYLAEMTLSIMAGAQLKNPEAGFAPDFIHTLKPLLESIQSKGIKVCSNAGGINARGCAEALASVVEQAGLDLVIALVEGDNLVAQQPAFQEARVVDMFSGQALPERLTSANAYLGAPSVSAALAAGADIVITGRVVDSALVLGPLVYEFGWSWDDYDRLAQGSLAGHVIECGTQTTGGNFTDWHLVKDGYANMGFPIVECSEDGSFVVSKPENTGGLVSCHTVAEQILYEIGDPEAYLLPDVTCNFRNVSLEQIAVDQVRVTGAKGQLPSDQYKVSATCLDGYRSNATFMLGGIDAADKGKVVAHAIIQRVRDIFSRKGLADFDEVNIEVLGAETTYGAQADCSHAREVVVKMAVSHQDKKALTVFGQEIAQAATAMAPGITGLVGGRPKPGPRLCLFSFL from the coding sequence ATGACGTCAAAGAAAACGGTTCGAATAGGCTGTGCTTCAGCGTTCTGGGGTGACACCGGCGGCGCAGCTTTTCAATTAGTGCAGGGTGGCGATCTGGACTATCTGGTCTTTGATTATCTGGCGGAAATGACCCTGTCCATCATGGCAGGAGCGCAGCTGAAGAATCCGGAAGCCGGCTTTGCCCCTGACTTTATTCACACTCTTAAACCTCTTTTGGAATCGATCCAATCCAAAGGCATCAAAGTTTGCAGTAATGCTGGCGGAATCAACGCCAGAGGCTGCGCAGAAGCACTCGCCAGCGTGGTTGAGCAGGCAGGACTGGATCTGGTCATAGCATTAGTAGAAGGCGACAACCTTGTGGCACAGCAACCTGCTTTCCAAGAAGCCCGTGTTGTAGACATGTTCAGTGGTCAGGCGTTGCCAGAGCGTTTAACCAGTGCCAATGCTTATCTGGGAGCCCCCTCAGTATCCGCCGCTTTGGCCGCAGGTGCAGACATTGTCATTACCGGCAGGGTCGTTGACAGCGCGCTGGTTCTCGGGCCGCTGGTTTACGAATTTGGCTGGTCATGGGATGACTACGACAGGTTGGCTCAGGGGTCGCTGGCCGGGCACGTTATCGAGTGTGGCACTCAGACGACAGGTGGCAATTTTACGGACTGGCATCTGGTTAAAGACGGCTATGCCAATATGGGCTTTCCCATTGTTGAGTGTTCTGAAGATGGTTCATTTGTTGTCAGTAAGCCTGAAAACACTGGAGGGTTGGTGAGTTGCCATACGGTGGCAGAACAGATTCTTTATGAAATTGGTGATCCTGAAGCGTATTTGTTGCCTGATGTTACCTGCAACTTTCGTAATGTTTCACTGGAGCAAATCGCTGTTGATCAGGTGAGGGTAACGGGTGCTAAAGGTCAGTTGCCTTCTGATCAGTACAAGGTCAGTGCGACCTGTCTTGATGGTTATCGTTCAAACGCAACCTTTATGCTGGGTGGTATTGACGCGGCGGATAAAGGCAAGGTGGTAGCCCACGCCATTATCCAGCGTGTTAGAGATATTTTCAGCCGGAAAGGGCTCGCTGATTTTGATGAAGTGAATATAGAGGTTCTGGGCGCAGAAACGACTTATGGCGCGCAGGCCGATTGCAGCCATGCCCGGGAAGTTGTGGTGAAAATGGCCGTTTCCCATCAGGATAAAAAAGCCCTGACGGTGTTTGGTCAGGAAATCGCCCAGGCCGCTACGGCGATGGCGCCCGGTATTACCGGTCTGGTGGGAGGGCGACCCAAGCCCGGCCCACGACTCTGTCTGTTTTCATTCCTGTGA
- a CDS encoding class I adenylate-forming enzyme family protein gives MADISIRVSIGSDEGLTLDGLAEGQDVSDIDDIVIRDRDTAHIIFSSGTTSKPKGVETSHLSMCLSSLSNPITFGFNKNDSHLAVLPTFQCASLSMCIMTLQLGGKLVLLPQFDPVNVARLLEAEKIQNTGLLPVMWQGLLALPNLREFDFSHLTTGLYGMAPMSGAILRQLKEAFKGCQFHLASGQSEYTPFSNAFYENSDTELEEANYWGVPSVITDQAILDDAGNELPPGQQGEICWRGPLVMNRYLGDETASLKACEHGWHHSGDLGYIDNCGQLVFVDRKKDMIKTGGENVASVKVEQVLLSAPDVVQVAVFGVPHARWSEAVCAAVQIAPDQPFDEAAIIRHCKDRLAGFEVPKRIVSVETFPLTATGKIQKNTLRAQYEELFEE, from the coding sequence TTGGCAGACATCAGTATACGGGTATCCATTGGCAGTGATGAAGGACTGACGCTGGATGGATTAGCAGAAGGTCAGGATGTCAGCGATATCGATGATATTGTGATTCGTGACCGAGACACCGCCCACATCATTTTTTCCAGCGGAACCACTTCAAAACCTAAAGGTGTGGAAACGTCACACCTGTCAATGTGTCTGTCCAGTTTGAGCAACCCGATCACCTTCGGCTTCAATAAAAACGACAGCCATCTTGCAGTTCTGCCAACCTTTCAATGTGCATCATTGTCGATGTGTATCATGACGCTACAACTGGGCGGCAAACTCGTGCTTTTGCCACAGTTTGACCCGGTAAACGTAGCCAGACTGCTGGAAGCTGAAAAGATTCAGAACACCGGGCTATTGCCTGTTATGTGGCAGGGGCTTCTGGCATTACCCAACCTGAGGGAATTCGACTTCAGCCATCTCACCACCGGACTTTATGGTATGGCACCCATGTCCGGAGCTATTCTCCGGCAACTCAAAGAAGCTTTTAAAGGCTGCCAGTTCCACCTTGCCAGCGGCCAGTCGGAATACACCCCCTTCTCAAATGCGTTTTATGAAAACAGCGATACCGAACTGGAAGAAGCGAATTACTGGGGCGTACCGTCTGTCATTACGGATCAGGCCATTCTGGATGATGCGGGCAATGAACTACCACCGGGGCAGCAAGGCGAAATATGCTGGCGTGGTCCGCTGGTCATGAACCGGTACCTGGGTGATGAAACCGCTTCCCTGAAAGCCTGTGAACATGGTTGGCATCATAGTGGTGATCTGGGCTATATAGACAACTGTGGTCAACTGGTGTTTGTCGATCGCAAAAAAGACATGATTAAAACCGGCGGTGAAAATGTGGCATCGGTAAAGGTTGAGCAAGTTCTGCTGTCTGCGCCCGATGTCGTGCAGGTTGCAGTATTCGGTGTGCCCCATGCACGCTGGAGCGAAGCCGTGTGTGCTGCGGTGCAGATCGCGCCGGATCAGCCTTTTGACGAAGCCGCCATCATCCGGCACTGCAAAGACCGGCTGGCAGGTTTTGAAGTCCCCAAACGCATTGTTTCAGTAGAAACATTCCCTCTCACCGCAACCGGTAAAATTCAGAAAAACACCTTAAGGGCGCAGTACGAGGAGTTGTTTGAAGAATAA
- a CDS encoding AMP-binding protein, whose protein sequence is MPSPALEKNLIERIALGDMLRRRSRDSGNQTAIVGYNEHGRSTITYQQLNQLSNQLVRGLREQGLKQGDSLALLATNSIEFFAVLFACYKGGFVAVPVNFLQAVGDIHYNLSKANVKAVVCEPRFAPP, encoded by the coding sequence ATGCCCTCACCCGCTCTTGAGAAAAACCTGATAGAAAGAATTGCCCTCGGCGATATGCTACGCCGGAGATCACGTGATTCTGGTAATCAGACGGCCATAGTTGGCTATAACGAGCACGGTCGCAGCACCATTACTTATCAGCAACTGAACCAGTTAAGCAATCAACTGGTCAGAGGGTTGCGAGAACAGGGTCTCAAACAGGGCGACTCATTAGCCCTGCTCGCTACCAACAGTATTGAGTTTTTTGCGGTGTTATTTGCCTGCTACAAAGGCGGCTTTGTGGCTGTACCTGTTAATTTTTTGCAGGCAGTGGGAGACATCCACTACAACCTGTCAAAAGCCAACGTTAAAGCCGTTGTCTGTGAACCGCGCTTCGCCCCCCCCTGA
- a CDS encoding TetR/AcrR family transcriptional regulator: protein MSFTPINTDQIHQLRQQLIDAGTIVDPGSAKGRLLKSAATLFRTKGFERTTVRDLAKEVGIQSGSLFHHYPSKQEILRSVVEETILLNIALMKLSLSLNHSVQNKLYALILCELQSILVDTGAEMAVLVYEWRGLNEENQAQILTLRDEYERLWLDVLKQAYEEQMISIKPTLLRRLLIGAISWSINWYKPDGDLSLEELAGTTLSLALEKSGAVPSTADVGTALEA from the coding sequence ATGTCATTTACGCCCATCAATACGGATCAAATTCACCAGCTGAGACAACAGCTGATTGATGCAGGAACCATCGTAGACCCGGGCAGTGCCAAAGGCCGGTTGCTGAAGTCTGCTGCCACCTTGTTCAGAACCAAAGGGTTTGAGCGCACTACTGTACGTGACCTGGCAAAAGAAGTCGGCATTCAGTCCGGCAGTCTGTTTCATCACTATCCCAGTAAACAGGAAATACTGCGAAGCGTGGTAGAAGAAACCATTCTTCTGAATATTGCTTTGATGAAACTCTCTCTGAGTCTTAACCATTCTGTACAAAATAAACTCTACGCTTTGATACTCTGTGAGCTGCAGTCAATTCTGGTGGATACCGGTGCCGAAATGGCCGTATTGGTGTACGAATGGCGAGGTCTTAATGAAGAAAATCAGGCTCAAATCTTAACGCTAAGGGATGAATATGAGCGACTATGGCTTGATGTACTGAAACAGGCTTATGAAGAGCAGATGATTTCAATTAAGCCTACCTTATTAAGGCGTTTGCTTATTGGTGCCATCAGCTGGAGCATTAACTGGTATAAGCCCGACGGGGATTTGTCACTGGAAGAGCTGGCCGGAACCACATTGTCACTGGCTTTGGAGAAGTCGGGAGCCGTTCCCTCAACAGCTGACGTGGGAACGGCTTTGGAGGCTTAG
- the waaA gene encoding lipid IV(A) 3-deoxy-D-manno-octulosonic acid transferase produces MNRFFYSTLLYLATPLVMLRMFLRGRKAPAYRQRWRERFGFFPALPQDKPVIWVHSVSVGETIASAPLVTELLERYPRHRILITTMTPTGSDRVKALYNHLIGDRIEHVYCPYDLPDAQMRFFNRVRPELALMIDTELWPNTIAACHKRNIPVVIVNARLSERSARGYARLKGLVSTMLKQTTMVACQNKDDGERFIQLGLPEQQLDITGSVKFDLSVSPELKEAGKQLKERWSAELGYTPLVITAASTHEGEDQPILDAFNQLQANHKNLLLILVPRHPERFDPVFELAVNNQCHVVRRSEQQPLSPSTQVLLGDTMGEMMTFFAASDIAFVGGSLIERGGHNMLEPAVLGLPVLSGPHVFNFQDISDSLVKAGGMQLVDSAEQLADSIDRLMTDKQHYQTMSDSAAEFVASNRGALQRTLTLIGQQLPAMK; encoded by the coding sequence ATGAACCGCTTTTTTTACTCCACACTTCTTTATCTGGCGACTCCTCTGGTCATGCTGCGAATGTTTCTTCGGGGTCGCAAAGCTCCCGCCTACCGCCAGCGCTGGAGAGAACGGTTTGGCTTCTTTCCGGCTCTGCCACAGGATAAACCGGTCATCTGGGTACATTCGGTCTCTGTCGGGGAAACCATTGCCAGTGCGCCACTGGTTACAGAACTACTGGAACGTTACCCCCGGCATCGTATTCTGATTACCACGATGACTCCCACAGGCTCGGACAGGGTTAAAGCCTTGTATAACCACCTGATAGGCGACCGGATTGAGCATGTCTATTGCCCCTATGATTTGCCCGATGCCCAGATGCGTTTCTTTAATCGGGTCAGGCCAGAACTGGCACTGATGATTGATACTGAACTCTGGCCAAACACCATTGCCGCCTGCCACAAGCGGAACATTCCGGTGGTTATTGTCAATGCCCGCCTGTCCGAACGATCTGCCAGAGGTTATGCCCGCCTCAAAGGGCTGGTCAGCACTATGCTGAAACAGACAACCATGGTCGCCTGCCAGAATAAAGACGACGGCGAACGGTTTATACAGCTGGGCCTCCCTGAACAACAGCTGGATATTACCGGAAGTGTAAAGTTTGATCTTTCCGTCAGCCCTGAATTAAAAGAAGCCGGAAAACAATTAAAAGAACGTTGGAGTGCCGAACTGGGGTACACACCGTTGGTCATCACCGCAGCGAGTACCCATGAAGGGGAAGACCAACCAATACTGGATGCCTTTAACCAACTACAGGCTAATCACAAAAACCTGCTTCTGATTCTGGTGCCACGGCATCCTGAACGGTTTGATCCGGTCTTTGAACTGGCAGTCAATAATCAATGTCATGTGGTTCGGCGCAGTGAGCAGCAACCTCTGTCACCCTCTACTCAAGTGCTACTGGGTGACACCATGGGCGAGATGATGACATTCTTCGCTGCTTCCGATATTGCCTTTGTCGGTGGCTCACTGATTGAACGGGGTGGCCACAATATGCTGGAACCGGCAGTGTTGGGGCTACCGGTTCTGTCCGGCCCCCATGTCTTTAACTTTCAGGACATCAGTGACTCTCTGGTAAAAGCGGGCGGCATGCAACTGGTTGACTCAGCAGAGCAACTGGCTGATTCTATTGACCGGCTGATGACGGACAAACAGCACTATCAGACAATGAGTGACAGTGCCGCCGAGTTTGTCGCCTCCAACCGTGGTGCACTGCAAAGAACCCTGACTTTGATTGGCCAGCAGTTACCTGCAATGAAGTAA
- the dapE gene encoding succinyl-diaminopimelate desuccinylase: protein MTSETLKLAMDLISRASVTPEDKGCQELMISRLEPLGFTIERLRFDDVDNFWLRRGTDAPVLAFAGHTDVVPTGPESKWDNPPFSPVVDDEGMLHGRGAADMKGSLAAMVTACEVFLQEHSDHQGSIAFLITSDEEGPAKNGTVKVVEHLEARNEKIDWCIVGEPSSTELVGDIIKNGRRGSMHGHMVIKGIQGHVAYPHLAKNPVHEVALALSELTGEVWDNGNDYFPPTSFQIWHIQAGEGASNVIPGKCEVNFNFRFSPEVTAEQLQQRVLAILDAHELDYDIEWHVSGQPFLTQPGALVNAASDAIRAITGRTTELSTSGGTSDGRFIAPTGAQVVELGPVNATIHKVNECVKASDLDDLSRIYQGILTRLLTDALSDELSC from the coding sequence ATGACTTCTGAAACCCTGAAACTCGCCATGGATCTGATCAGCCGCGCTTCCGTCACTCCGGAAGACAAGGGCTGCCAGGAACTGATGATCAGCCGGCTGGAACCTTTAGGGTTCACCATAGAACGGCTGCGTTTCGATGACGTTGACAATTTCTGGCTACGCCGGGGCACCGATGCACCGGTATTGGCTTTTGCCGGGCATACCGACGTGGTGCCCACCGGCCCCGAAAGCAAATGGGATAACCCGCCTTTTTCGCCGGTTGTTGATGATGAAGGCATGCTTCATGGTCGTGGCGCTGCGGATATGAAAGGCAGTCTGGCCGCGATGGTGACCGCCTGTGAAGTGTTTCTTCAGGAACATTCCGATCATCAGGGTTCTATTGCCTTTCTGATCACCAGTGACGAAGAGGGGCCGGCCAAAAACGGCACGGTTAAGGTCGTTGAACATCTTGAAGCCCGAAATGAAAAAATCGACTGGTGCATTGTTGGCGAACCCTCCAGTACAGAACTTGTAGGCGATATCATCAAAAATGGCCGTCGCGGTTCCATGCACGGCCATATGGTCATAAAAGGGATTCAGGGGCATGTTGCTTACCCGCATCTGGCAAAGAACCCGGTGCATGAAGTCGCGCTGGCTCTGTCAGAACTGACCGGTGAGGTCTGGGACAATGGTAACGATTACTTCCCGCCCACCAGCTTCCAGATCTGGCATATTCAGGCCGGTGAAGGCGCCAGCAATGTTATTCCGGGCAAATGCGAGGTAAACTTCAATTTCCGCTTTTCCCCGGAAGTCACTGCCGAACAGCTGCAGCAGCGTGTCCTTGCCATTCTGGATGCTCATGAGCTGGACTATGACATTGAATGGCACGTCAGTGGACAACCTTTCCTGACCCAGCCCGGAGCACTGGTGAATGCAGCCAGCGATGCCATCAGGGCCATCACTGGCAGAACCACGGAACTGTCCACTTCCGGCGGAACCTCAGATGGTCGATTTATTGCGCCAACCGGTGCTCAGGTGGTTGAACTGGGGCCGGTCAACGCCACCATTCACAAAGTCAACGAGTGCGTAAAAGCGTCTGATCTGGATGATCTGAGCCGGATTTATCAGGGTATACTGACCCGCTTGCTGACAGACGCTCTTTCTGATGAACTCTCTTGCTGA
- a CDS encoding cob(I)yrinic acid a,c-diamide adenosyltransferase yields the protein MADKKQNYRLTRIYTRTGDKGTSRLGDGQALSKSDARFEAIGTVDELNSWMGMLLNGLRASQDVSDDQLANIEAIQHRLFDVGGELAMPGYQLIQAEHTEALEQLIDELNAPLPPLTNFTLPGGGTNACHCHMVRTVGRRAERAVVRLHESGAEINAPLMTYLNRLSDVMYVLSRHCARQNEGEVLWQASPKEKL from the coding sequence ATGGCTGATAAAAAACAGAATTACCGATTAACCCGGATTTATACCCGCACGGGTGACAAAGGAACCAGCCGGTTGGGTGACGGGCAGGCGTTGTCCAAAAGTGATGCACGTTTTGAGGCTATTGGCACAGTCGATGAGCTGAACAGCTGGATGGGCATGCTGCTGAACGGGTTAAGAGCCAGTCAGGATGTGAGTGATGATCAGCTGGCAAACATTGAGGCGATACAGCACCGGCTGTTTGATGTGGGTGGAGAACTGGCTATGCCCGGTTATCAGCTGATTCAGGCGGAGCATACCGAAGCTCTTGAGCAGCTGATCGACGAGCTGAATGCACCTCTACCCCCGCTGACCAATTTCACCTTGCCCGGTGGCGGCACCAATGCCTGCCATTGCCACATGGTTCGAACCGTTGGTCGCCGGGCGGAGCGGGCTGTGGTACGACTGCATGAGTCTGGTGCAGAGATCAATGCCCCGCTGATGACGTATCTGAATCGTTTGTCTGATGTGATGTATGTGCTGTCCCGCCACTGTGCCAGGCAAAATGAGGGTGAGGTGTTATGGCAGGCGTCTCCTAAGGAGAAACTGTGA